A stretch of the Ostrea edulis chromosome 9, xbOstEdul1.1, whole genome shotgun sequence genome encodes the following:
- the LOC125660073 gene encoding protein jagged-1a-like, producing the protein MCMMSNNGFGMCVCPEGTYGPPQCTADCEEDLQCRFDGNCVNGACECFQDFEGKNCETMVTTTTTTTTTTTTPTTTTTTTESLIGRILPILMTVGAIIPFIPLIGSSLG; encoded by the exons ATGTGTATGATGTCAAATAATGGATTCGGAATGTGTGTTTGTCCAGAAGGGACATACGGACCGCCCCAATGCACCG CTGACTGCGAAGAGGATTTACAATGTCGTTTCGATGGAAACTGCGTGAATGGAGCATGTGAATGTTTTCAGgattttgaaggaaaaaattgtgaaa cTATGGTTACAACCACCACCACTACCACCACTACCACCACtacccccaccaccaccaccaccaccacagaGAGCTTGATAGGGAGGATACTGCCGATATTGATGACTGTTGGTGCCATTATTCCATTTATCCCACTGATTGGCAGCAGCTTAGGATAA